The following nucleotide sequence is from Harmonia axyridis chromosome 5, icHarAxyr1.1, whole genome shotgun sequence.
CCTGTTGTGttatggcttcaaggaggtccAGGTTCAACATCCCTCTTCGGTCTGTTCTCAGAGAATGGCCCTTTCCAAATGAAGAATGAAAGTGTGGTCATTTTGAGGAACGAGACTTGGACTAAGAAGCATAATATGATTTGGATAGACAATCCTGCAGGTGCAGGATACAGTTTTACCGATGCAGCAGGATATGCCAGGGACGAAGATCAGGTTAGTCGAGAATTATTTCAAGCTATTCAACAGTTTTTCCAACTGTTTCCAGAATTGAGGAAAAATGatttctttattactggtgaGTCTTATGGAGGACACTACATACCAGCAATATCCCATTATATATTGAGGGTAAATCGTAAACTTCCAGACGATTCTAAGGTAAACCTGAAAGGTTTAGCAATTGGGAATGGATGGACAGACCCAGTGAATCAGTTGAACTATGGAGATTACTTGTATCAACATGGTATGATAGATTTGAAGACGAAAAAAGTTCTCGACAATATCAGAGATCAGAGTATAGATCTGATTAAACAGGGAAAATATGATGAAGCTAGAGATCTACAGGACGAAATTCTGTATACCTTTACCAGAGAAACTGGAATAACCAACATGTACAACTATTTGTTTGCTCAGGATCAAGATGACGAACCTCTTATGGACATCTTCATTCAGACAAGTGAAATAAGAAAGGCCATACATGTTGGCAACACAAAATTCCAAAATGGGGAAGAGGTTAATCAAGCTTTGAATAACGATGTTATGAGATCGGTGGTACACCTGCTTCCTGATCTGCTTGATAATTACAGAGTGTTGCTTTATAGTGGACAAGTCGATATCATCGTTGCATATCCACTCACAGTTAACTAtttgcaaaaattgaatttttcctcTTCTGCAGAATATCAAACAGTTGATAGAAGCGTTTGGTTTGTGGATACAGACATAGCGGGATTTGTGAAGGTTGCTGGTAACTTGACGGATCTCTTGGTGAGGGATGCTGGACATATGGTGCCTCATGATCAACCAGTATGGGCACTTGATTTAATTTACAGATTCacgagaaatttg
It contains:
- the LOC123679639 gene encoding venom serine carboxypeptidase-like yields the protein MFRSTLWLLCFCILVQLSISVSRFPNVYKKIRTQPIKENEDNGDPLILTPYIEAGRIQEARNAAKVTHDAFQNITHYTGFFTVNKTHNTNLFTWFCPSESDPANDPVVLWLQGGPGSTSLFGLFSENGPFQMKNESVVILRNETWTKKHNMIWIDNPAGAGYSFTDAAGYARDEDQVSRELFQAIQQFFQLFPELRKNDFFITGESYGGHYIPAISHYILRVNRKLPDDSKVNLKGLAIGNGWTDPVNQLNYGDYLYQHGMIDLKTKKVLDNIRDQSIDLIKQGKYDEARDLQDEILYTFTRETGITNMYNYLFAQDQDDEPLMDIFIQTSEIRKAIHVGNTKFQNGEEVNQALNNDVMRSVVHLLPDLLDNYRVLLYSGQVDIIVAYPLTVNYLQKLNFSSSAEYQTVDRSVWFVDTDIAGFVKVAGNLTDLLVRDAGHMVPHDQPVWALDLIYRFTRNLKFDDLH